In Caloenas nicobarica isolate bCalNic1 chromosome 5, bCalNic1.hap1, whole genome shotgun sequence, a single genomic region encodes these proteins:
- the LOC135989720 gene encoding photoreceptor outer segment membrane glycoprotein 2 produces MAVLKVKFTKTRRDKLAQILWILNWVSVVSGIILFSLGLFLKIEIKKRNEVMAKGDVNSLPNMLISVGVIACIINFLGGKICYDCSDANKFSRWKLVMLPYIVCTFCFTFCILVGALMCYTMRNELEESLYLGLRDAIKFYKDTDIPGRCFLKKTVDMLQIGFQCCGNNGFRDWFEIQWVSARYLNMASKEVLDRLKSNVDGKFLVDGVPFSCCNPSSPRPCIQYQLTNNSAHYNYDFLTEELNVWVKGCREALLDYYTAIMRSIGITALLIWLFELSVLIGVRYLQTAMRNVLLLGDLEGESDGWLLENSFVETAKYNINIIKNLGKANQISTVSGMNDPNIDVQNTDCGKSNVTTKCIPAAS; encoded by the exons ATGGCTGTCCTCAAAGTAAAATTCACCAAAACTAGAAGGGACAAACTGGCTCAGATCTTATGGATCCTCAACTGGGTTTCCGTAGTGAGTGGGATCATTCTCTTCAGTCTCGGCCTCTTTCTGAAAATAGAGATCAAGAAGCGCAACGAAGTGATGGCAAAAGGGGACGTCAACTCTCTCCCCAACATGCTGATCTCTGTCGGGGTCATAGCATGCATCATCAACTTTCTGGGCGGCAAGATCTGCTATGACTGCTCAGATGCCAACAAGTTCTCTCGATGGAAACTAGTTATGCTGCCATACATCGTATGTACCTTCTGTTTTACCTTCTGCATCCTGGTGGGTGCTCTGATGTGCTATACCATGAGGAATGAGCTGGAGGAGTCTCTCTATCTGGGACTGAGGGATGCCATTAAGTTCTACAAGGACACGGACATACCTGGACGatgtttcttaaagaaaacagtggaTATGTTACAAATTGGATTCCAATGCTGTGGAAACAATGGCTTTAGAGACTGGTTTGAAATCCAGTGGGTGTCTGCTCGTTATCTGAATATGGCTTCCAAGGAAGTTCTGGA CCGTCTGAAGAGCAACGTTGACGGGAAGTTCCTGGTGGACGGGGtgcccttcagctgctgcaacCCGAGCTCCCCCCGGCCCTGCATCCAGTACCAGCTGACGAACAACAGCGCTCACTACAACTACGATTTTCTGACCGAGGAGCTCAACGTCTGGGTGAAGGGGTGCAGAGAGGCCCTGCTGGATTACTACACTGCTATCATGAGATCCATTGGGATTACAGCGTTGCTTATCTGGTTGTTTGAG CTCTCTGTCCTTATTGGTGTCCGGTACCTACAAACAGCCATGAGGAATGTCCTTCTGCTGGGAGATCTGGAGGGTGAATCAGACGGTTGGTTACTAGAAAACAGCTTTGTGGAAACTGCCAAATACAACATCAATATCATTAAGAACCTCGGCAAAGCCAACCAGATCTCCACTGTCTCAGGCATGAACGACCCCAACATTGATGTTCAAAACACAGACTGTGGCAAATCCAATGTCACGACAAAATGTATCCCAGCAGCTAGCTAG